One Gossypium raimondii isolate GPD5lz chromosome 3, ASM2569854v1, whole genome shotgun sequence genomic window carries:
- the LOC105796694 gene encoding auxin-responsive protein IAA14, giving the protein MLGTERDLNFNETELCLGLPGGSGGGGGAAAAGGGGKNEVESSPKTTGKRGYSETVDLKLNLQSKEGCMDLNQNLENGSKEKNHLPAKPPAKAQVLGWPPVRSYRKNIMANQKNNSDEISDRASSGSGGAAFVKVCMDGAPYLRKVDLKMYNSYQKLSDALAKMFSSFTMGSYGCEGMIDFMNESKLMDLLNSSDYVPTYEDKDGDWMLVGDVPWEMFVDSCKRLRIMKGSEAIGLAPRAMEKCKSRA; this is encoded by the exons ATGCTAGGAACTGAGCGTGATTTGAACTTCAATGAGACCGAGCTGTGTCTCGGCCTGCCTGGTGGAAgtggtggaggaggaggagctGCAGCCGCCGGTGGTGGTGGTAAAAATGAAGTGGAAAGTTCCCCAAAGACCACCGGGAAAAGAGGCTACTCCGAGACTGTTGATTTGAAGCTTAATCTTCAGTCTAAAGAAGGTTGCATGGATCTGAACCAGAACCTAGAAAATggttcaaaagaaaagaatcatCTCCCTGCAAAACCACCAGCCAA GGCACAAGTATTGGGTTGGCCACCAGTTCGATCTTATAGGAAGAACATTATGGCTAACCAGAAGAACAACAGTGACGAAATCAGTGACAGAGCTAGCAGTGGCAGTGGCGGTGCAGCGTTTGTGAAGGTTTGCATGGATGGTGCACCATATTTGCGTAAAGTAGATTTGAAGATGTACAACAGCTACCAAAAGTTATCCGATGCCTTGGCTAAGATGTTCAGTTCCTTCACCATGG ggaGTTATGGATGTGAAGGAATGATAGACTTCATGAATGAGAGCAAGTTGATGGATCTTCTCAACAGTTCTGATTATGTGCCAACCTATGAAGATAAGGATGGCGACTGGATGCTCGTGGGCGATGTCCCATGGGA gATGTTTGTTGACTCATGTAAACGTTTGCGCATAATGAAAGGATCCGAGGCAATAGGGCTCG CTCCAAGAGCAATGGAGAAATGCAAGAGCAGagcctaa
- the LOC105796697 gene encoding uncharacterized protein LOC105796697, which translates to MFGISYGELFLLIGATAALVGPKDLPKIAKVAGRFAGRSIGYVQLARGQFDNVMQQSQARQVTKELQDTMAQLDAIRHEIRSLSLMNPGPMTRRLMENPPELASDSNGTVPSEKCEEDKNSADAVKKDHTPKSSASTDLHSKATAYARLAESEAVKAGSGRFSVEDENLNYEIGDFSVLPVSAESAGLLPDRKESAKGSDLVLEAVVEAEVAHNAKEFFSLPQNQIQ; encoded by the exons ATGTTTGGTATTTCATACGGGGAGCTCTTCCTTTTGATCGGAGCCACTGCTGCTCTAGTTG GACCGAAGGATCTGCCTAAAATTGCAAAAGTAGCTGGAAGATTTGCAGGTCGATCAATTGGATATGTTCAATTAGCTCGTGGTCAGTTCGATAATGTTATGCAACAATCCCAAGCTCGTCAg GTTACCAAAGAGCTTCAAGATACAATGGCACAACTAGATGCAATTCGGCATGAAATACGGAGTTTATCTCTTATGAATCCTGGTCCTATGACTAGAAGACTGATGGAAAATCCTCCAGAGCTTGCTTCTGATAGTAATG GTACAGTTCCATCTGAGAAATGTGAAGAAGACAAGAATTCAGCTGATGCTGTGAAGAAG GATCATACTCCAAAGTCTTCAGCTTCAACTGATTTGCATAGCAAAGCAACTGCCTATGCAAGATTGGCCGAATCCGAAGCTGTTAAAGCTGGTTCAGGGAGATTCAGTGTAGAAGACGAAAATCTTAATTATGAAATTGGTGATTTCTCGGTTCTTCCAGTTTCAGCTGAAAGTGCTGGACTCCTTCCAGATCGGAAAG AAAGTGCAAAAGGATCAGACCTTGTGTTGGAAGCAGTAGTGGAGGCTGAGGTGGCACATAATGCCAAGGAATTCTTTTCTCTGCCTCAAAATCAAATACAGTAA
- the LOC105796696 gene encoding transcription factor bHLH92, which produces MDELIKQLLGEHGTIWYETTPVLQPVRPSAFQPYPRTPRTEPWLEAAGCNNGVRSGNVNKRMIEFLRKTNWVSVISKDKQKQRCLKHTMNERTRREKQKKCYFALYSMLPLGTKNDKNSIVQTATMRVRELEMEREELQRRNSELLVNLGGNANNEGAKIRARIDDPSYGIDYMLEVLKCLKTLDSKPRMIRTTVYNQELVLDLATKMKAADVENAINRTLQEVERKLEERRTR; this is translated from the exons ATGGATGAGCTGATAAAACAACTATTAGGTGAACATGGAACAATATGGTACGAAACAACCCCTGTTCTTCAACCTGTTAGACCAAGCGCTTTTCAGCCATATCCAAGAACACCCAGAACCGAACCATGGTTGGAAGCCGCTGGATGTAACAATGGAGTGAGATCAGGGAACGTAAACAAGAGAATGATCGAGTTCTTGAGGAAAACAAATTGGGTTTCAGTCATATCCAAAGACAAACAAAAACAGAGGTGTCTTAAGCACACGATGAATGAGAGAACAAGAAGAGAAAAGCAGAAAAAATGCTACTTCGCCTTGTATTCAATGCTTCCTCTTGGAACAAAG AACGATAAGAACTCGATAGTTCAAACGGCAACCATGAGAGTTCGAGAGCTGGAAATGGAGAGGGAGGAATTGCAGAGGAGGAACAGCGAATTGCTTGTAAATTTGGGTGGCAATGCCAATAATGAAGGAGCCAAGATTAGAGCAAGGATAGATGATCCAAGTTATGGGATTGATTACATGTTGGAGGTTTTGAAGTGCTTGAAGACATTGGATTCGAAACCCAGAATGATCCGAACAACGGTTTACAATCAAGAACTGGTTTTGGATCTTGCAACTAAG ATGAAAGCTGCCGATGTAGAAAATGCTATAAACAGAACATTGCAAGAAGTGGAGAGGAAGCTTGAGGAACGTAGGACCAGATGA
- the LOC105796699 gene encoding 40S ribosomal protein S15-4, translated as MADVETEVAAAGVPKKRTFKKFSFRGVDLDALLDMSTDELVKLFPARARRRFQRGLKRKPMALIKKLRKAKREAPPGEKPEPVRTHLRNMIIVPEMIGSIIGVYNGKTFNQVEIKPEMISHYLAEFSISYKPVKHGRPGIGATHSSRFIPLK; from the exons ATG GCGGATGTTGAGACGGAGGTGGCGGCGGCTGGAGTGCCCAAGAAGCGAACATTCAAGAAGTTTAGCTTCAGAGGTGTTGATTTGGATGCTCTCCTTGATATGTCCACTGATGAGCTTGTCAAGCTCTTTCCTGCCCGTGCTCGCAGAAG gTTCCAGAGGGGTCTCAAGAGAAAGCCCATGGCTTTAATCAAGAAACTTCGCAAGGCG AAAAGGGAGGCTCCACCAGGTGAGAAGCCAGAACCAGTCAGAACCCACCTCCGAAATATGATCATCGTACCCGAAATGATTGGTAGCATTATCGGTGTGTACAACGGCAAGACATTCAATCAGGTTGAGATCAAGCCCGAAATGATCAGCCATTACCTTGCTGAGTTCTCTATTTCGTACAAGCCAGTTAAGCACGGTAGACCCGGTATCGGTGCTACTCATTCTTCGAGGTTCATCCCTCTGAAGTGA
- the LOC105796698 gene encoding uncharacterized protein At2g34160, which yields MESTVAEEVSESPMAQEEVKNEATIIAGDDGNMENGKNPVLVAVVATAEVASIISPAKTVESPQEIKNMKNEKKKKQKKEVQVSNTKKPFIFYLNRAKRYINEFNEVELCGLGMAIPTVVTIAEILKRNGFAIQKGIMTSTVLSTQEDRKGRQIEKAKIEIVLGKAEKFGAMNAVVTPTKAAD from the exons ATGGAGTCGACTGTTGCAGAAGAAGTTTCAGAGAGCCCTATGGCCCAAGAAGAAGTCAAGAACGAAGCGACCATCATCGCCGGCGACGATGGCAACATGGAGAACGGCAAGAACCCAGTATTAGTCGCTGTAGTTGCCACTGCCGAGGTGGCTTCCATCATTTCTCCTGCGAAAACTGTCGAGTCGCCACAAGAGATCAAGAATATGaagaatgaaaagaagaagaagcagaagaaGGAGGTCCAAGTTTCCAATACCAAGAAACCCTTCATCTTTTATCTCAATCGTGctaag AGGTACATAAATGAGTTCAATGAAGTTGAGCTTTGCGGCTTAGGAATGG CTATTCCAACTGTTGTCACTATAGCTGAGATCCTCAAGCGAAATGGATTCGCAATCCAAAAAG GGATAATGACATCAACTGTACTCAGCACCCAGGAGGATCGAAAGGGCCGTCAGATTGAGAAAGCTAAG ATTGAGATTGTGCTGGGAAAAGCTGAGAAATTTGGTGCCATGAATGCAGTTGTAACCCCAACGAAAGCTGCTGATTAG
- the LOC105796695 gene encoding pentatricopeptide repeat-containing protein At1g63330 — translation MLLKSKTYSNHAVQGTSKALSSLSSLFTKDPLQSSSLIPKPRVQNPRKPLLLCPNEFEYFVRRQCKSGKITLNDALTYFNKLVTTEPSPLIQTFNIVLGSVSKLKCNSNVFSMYRKLNVEGIKPNLYTLSILMNSCCQLKQMSSGFCVFGEIIKRGFEPDLVTVSILLKGMCVDGKVLDAVQVFDKMCERGFQGDGVIYGILINGLCSIGHPGMALELHRKMENSSCQGTLLTFSMVIDAFCKDGMVDVAASVFSEMVSKQISPDAVVYGSLIHGFCGLGRLKEAVNVFDEMVSRGLTPDLIMYNTLIHGFCQVGMWGEAVKIFNRMVENGISPDVVTFTTLIDSLGKEGKTGEAQRIFDLMIRQGAKPDIRTYNSLLSGLCSNGHLDEATKLFGLIVDQGLELDAFSYNIMISGYCKSWKMDEAFELFQKMHGIKPTIVTYNTLIGMLFQEGQVSTAQKMFNEMHVYGQSPALSTYTVMLDGLCKHGHIEEALDLFHSLESTNKKPSIEHFSILIDGMWRAGKSEEARKMFTEISEKGLSLDVVTYNIMLSGLCKQSMSLEANKLLMEMEEKGCVPDSISFNTLIHGLLREKEVEKAMNRLEEMRRRNFSADEGVTSLLLRLAMKDEQCRAALESLPDVI, via the coding sequence ATGTTGCTCAAGAGCAAAACTTATTCTAACCATGCAGTTCAAGGAACAAGCAAAGCACTCAGCTCCCTCTCCTCTCTATTCACCAAAGACCCTCTTCAAAGCTCTTCATTGATACCCAAACCCAGAGTCCAAAACCCACGAAAACCTCTCCTTTTGTGTCCCAACGAGTTCGAGTATTTCGTGAGGCGTCAATGTAAATCAGGTAAAATCACCCTCAACGATGCACTTACTTACTTTAACAAGTTAGTAACAACTGAACCTTCCCCATTGATTCAAACGTTTAATATTGTATTGGGTTCAGTTTCAAAGCTTAAATGCAATTCAAATGTGTTTTCAATGTATAGGAAGTTGAATGTTGAAGGGATTAAACCAAATTTGTATACTTTAAGCATTTTGATGAATAGTTGCTGTCAATTAAAACAAATGAGCTCTGGGTTTTGTGTTTTTGGTGAGATTATAAAGAGGGGATTTGAGCCTGATTTGGTTACTGTTAGTATTTTGTTGAAGGGTATGTGTGTGGATGGTAAGGTTTTGGATGCAGTTCAAGTATTTGATAAAATGTGTGAAAGAGGGTTTCAAGGGGACGGTGTTATATATGGGATTCTAATTAACGGGCTTTGTTCTATTGGTCATCCGGGTATGGCTCTAGAATTGCATAGGAAGATGGAAAATAGTAGCTGTCAAGGGACTTTGCTCACGTTTAGTATGGTTATTGATGCTTTTTGTAAAGATGGGATGGTTGATGTGGCAGCGAGTGTGTTTTCCGAAATGGTTTCGAAACAAATTAGTCCTGATGCTGTTGTTTATGGTTCTTTGATCCATGGGTTTTGTGGTCTAGGTAGGTTGAAAGAAGCTGttaatgtttttgatgaaatggtTAGTCGAGGACTCACTCCGGATTTGATCATGTATAACACTTTGATTCATGGTTTTTGCCAAGTGGGAATGTGGGGAGAAGCTGTGAAAATTTTCAATCGGATGGTTGAAAATGGAATTTCTCCAGATGTGGTAACCTTCACAACTTTGATAGATTCTCTAGGCAAAGAAGGAAAGACAGGAGAAGCTCAAAGGatatttgatttgatgattCGACAGGGGGCGAAGCCAGACATACGAACTTATAATTCACTCTTGAGTGGATTATGTTCAAACGGTCACTTAGATGAGGCAACCAAACTCTTTGGTTTGATAGTTGATCAAGGTCTTGAGCTTGACGCATTTAGCTACAATATAATGATTAGTGGCTATTGCAAGAGTTGGAAGATGGATGAAGCTTTTGAACTCTTTCAGAAGATGCATGGAATTAAGCCGACTATAGTGACTTACAACACACTCATAGGTATGCTTTTCCAAGAAGGGCAAGTGAGCACTGCACAAAAGATGTTTAATGAGATGCATGTTTATGGTCAGTCTCCAGCGTTATCTACATATACTGTCATGTTGGATGGGCTATGCAAGCATGGCCACATTGAGGAGGCTCTTGATCTCTTTCATTCCCTTGAAAGTACCAATAAAAAACCGAGCATTGAGCATTTCAGCATACTTATTGATGGAATGTGGAGAGCTGGAAAATCAGAAGAAGCTAGGAAAATGTTTACTGAAATTTCTGAGAAAGGGTTGTCTCTTGATGTTGTAACATATAACATAATGCTCAGCGGCCTCTGCAAGCAAAGTATGTCACTGGAAGCCAATAAATTGCTCATGGAAATGGAAGAAAAAGGCTGTGTACCCGACTCGATCTCATTTAATACCCTTATTCATGGACTCTTACGCGAAAAGGAGGTTGAAAAAGCAATGAATCGTTTGGAAGAAATGCGCAGAAGGAATTTCTCAGCAGATGAAGGAGTCACTTCATTACTGCTACGCCTTGCCATGAAGGATGAACAATGTCGTGCAGCTCTCGAGTCCCTTCCAGATGTTATCTGA